In Archangium violaceum, the following are encoded in one genomic region:
- a CDS encoding DUF2381 family protein — MALPSTLHLLVLLTLSPATPSAAEPSTRERQERQIVIPSSPDEPVPEVRVAANTLTLFRFDAPIDRASVEVEGRTTRFRVVDVGDRTLILEPAVEPGSGEKLGVRVRYRDGATPAYATFSLVSHSTQVDKEVEVVRRPRSVEALEAMLAEKEAALAALQGASGPAGLVFFGRLDLKGVQAQRIEVPLGTQGGLNVVTGEAYRAGTWALAVVRVLNLPGQKPWEPGAARLTRPDGTPVKVRSVDMDRALLGPGEEGLVAVETESPFWKVSEALRLELLDKSGSRRLLISEVKL, encoded by the coding sequence TTGGCACTACCATCGACCCTTCACCTCCTGGTCCTCCTCACCCTGTCCCCGGCGACGCCCTCGGCAGCCGAGCCCTCCACCCGAGAGCGCCAAGAGCGGCAGATCGTCATTCCCTCCAGCCCGGACGAGCCGGTGCCGGAGGTGCGGGTGGCGGCCAACACCCTCACCCTCTTCCGCTTCGACGCCCCCATCGATCGGGCCTCGGTGGAAGTGGAGGGGCGGACAACGCGCTTCCGGGTGGTGGACGTGGGCGACCGGACCCTCATCCTCGAGCCCGCGGTGGAGCCGGGCTCCGGAGAGAAGCTGGGTGTACGGGTGCGCTACCGCGACGGCGCCACCCCGGCGTACGCCACCTTCTCCCTCGTCTCCCACTCCACGCAGGTGGACAAGGAGGTGGAGGTGGTGCGCCGTCCACGCTCCGTGGAGGCGCTGGAAGCAATGCTGGCGGAGAAGGAGGCGGCGCTCGCCGCGTTGCAGGGCGCGAGTGGGCCCGCCGGGCTCGTCTTCTTCGGGCGGCTCGACCTCAAGGGCGTACAGGCCCAGCGTATAGAGGTACCCCTGGGTACACAGGGGGGACTGAACGTGGTGACGGGGGAGGCGTATCGCGCCGGCACCTGGGCGCTCGCCGTCGTTCGCGTGCTCAATCTTCCGGGGCAGAAGCCCTGGGAGCCAGGGGCGGCTCGCCTCACCCGGCCAGACGGTACCCCGGTGAAGGTGCGCTCCGTGGACATGGACAGGGCGCTGCTCGGGCCAGGCGAGGAGGGCCTCGTGGCTGTAGAGACGGAGTCCCCTTTCTGGAAGGTGAGCGAGGCCCTTCGCCTGGAGCTGCTCGACAAGAGTGGCAGCCGGCGTCTCCTCATCTCCGAAGTGAAGCTATAG
- a CDS encoding GNAT family N-acetyltransferase, which translates to MTTPAAVEIDHRDRALQAAFCDYVPQVFRTVDFRRWCAWGEWNDDYRAFVVLDEGRVVANASVMRMRLRVEGREVIGYQLGAVGCVPSHRGQGLSRVVMQAALEHCGDAPVLLFANKNVLGFYPRFGFTPREQALFGAAFHAEPGGEPAPVLELAEADVRAGLVSLCDEGLAVTERFGARGHARIASWYAATAFSRPLRQLRADAWVFASVEDGTLYIDDIFARELFDLRPHIPRLIDQPITAVHFGFTPERWWPQAGVVGEDTEAYLFVRNLALPPGPHRFPVMART; encoded by the coding sequence ATGACGACCCCCGCCGCCGTGGAAATCGACCACCGGGACCGCGCACTGCAAGCCGCCTTCTGTGACTACGTGCCTCAGGTCTTCCGCACCGTGGACTTCCGGCGCTGGTGCGCGTGGGGCGAATGGAACGACGACTACCGCGCCTTCGTGGTGCTCGACGAGGGGCGCGTGGTGGCCAACGCGTCGGTGATGCGGATGCGGCTGCGTGTCGAGGGCCGCGAGGTCATCGGCTACCAGCTCGGCGCGGTCGGCTGCGTGCCCTCCCACCGTGGCCAGGGGTTGTCGCGGGTGGTGATGCAGGCGGCGCTCGAGCATTGCGGCGACGCGCCCGTGCTGTTGTTCGCCAACAAGAACGTGCTCGGCTTCTATCCGCGCTTCGGGTTCACGCCTCGGGAGCAGGCGCTGTTCGGTGCCGCGTTCCACGCGGAGCCGGGAGGCGAGCCCGCGCCGGTGCTCGAGCTGGCCGAGGCCGACGTCCGCGCGGGACTGGTCTCGCTGTGCGACGAGGGGCTCGCGGTGACCGAGCGGTTCGGCGCGCGCGGCCATGCGAGAATCGCGAGCTGGTATGCGGCGACTGCCTTCTCACGACCGCTGCGCCAGCTGCGCGCCGATGCCTGGGTGTTCGCCAGCGTCGAGGACGGCACGCTGTATATCGACGACATCTTCGCGCGCGAGCTCTTCGACCTGCGCCCCCACATCCCGCGATTGATTGACCAGCCCATCACCGCGGTCCACTTCGGCTTCACGCCCGAGCGCTGGTGGCCCCAGGCAGGTGTCGTTGGCGAGGACACGGAGGCCTACCTCTTCGTGCGCAACCTGGCGCTGCCGCCTGGGCCCCATCGGTTTCCGGTGATGGCACGAACCTGA